From a region of the Lepus europaeus isolate LE1 chromosome 17, mLepTim1.pri, whole genome shotgun sequence genome:
- the LOC133775900 gene encoding uncharacterized protein LOC133775900 isoform X2, translating into MLLNSERVRFGTATSLNPATLLPELGPQAQVIHNCHQILAEAHGTRKDLTDQPLPDAEMTWFTDGSSFLQNVFVDTFSGWTEAFPTKRETARVVVKKIIEEILPQFGLPKARLRALQIIQNQVWKPLAAAYQPETTTIPHPFQIGDAVYVRRHQSKTLEPRWKGSFTVLLTTPTALKVDGIAAWVHASHVKRAPPPQGPEDPDRPAKWKLQRTQNPLKLRLSKTV; encoded by the exons atgttattaaactcagagcgggtccggtttgggactgccacctctttaaacccggccaccctgctcccggaactggggccccaggcccaggtaatccataactgtcaccaaatccttgCTGAGGCCCatggcacccgaaaagacctaactgaccagcctctgccggatgccgaaatgacctggttcacggatgggagcagctttctacagaacg tttttgtagacaccttctccggatggactgaggcattccccacaaaacgggaaaccgcccgggtggtcgtcaagaagatcatagaggagatcttgccccagttcggcttgcctaag gcccggttgagagcgctccagatcatccagaaccaggtctggaaacctcttgcagcagcctaccaacccgagacgacaaccatcccacatcctttccaaatcggagacgctgtgtatgtccgaaggcaccaatctaagactctagagccccggtggaaaggctccttcactgtgctgttgacaactcccaccgctctcaaggttgacggaatcgctgcttgggtccacgcctcacacgtgaagcgagcaccacccccccagggccccgaggatccggatagaccagccaaatggaagctccagcgcactcagaacccactcaagctaagactttcaaaaactgtttaa
- the LOC133775900 gene encoding uncharacterized protein LOC133775900 isoform X1, protein MADEAARAAALSQQVLPLKTTEPTQVSREPPFLYSDQDLDTIQRLGAEYDEQIRVWRLGEKIVLPHQLAKEIITNLHQWTHLGHKKLKAALQEDRQSYYIPGLDSLVQQVTESCVPCAKVNARHLKLPEGARVRGDRPGINWEVNFTEIRPGSYGNKYLLVFVDTFSGWTEAFPTKRETARVVVKKIIEEILPQFGLPKARLRALQIIQNQVWKPLAAAYQPETTTIPHPFQIGDAVYVRRHQSKTLEPRWKGSFTVLLTTPTALKVDGIAAWVHASHVKRAPPPQGPEDPDRPAKWKLQRTQNPLKLRLSKTV, encoded by the exons atggcagacgaggccgctagggcggcagccctgagccaacaggtgctcccgttaaagacaactgagcccacccaagtatcgagggaaccacctttcctctattcggaccaagacttagatacgatccagcggctcggtgcagagtatgatgaacaaataagggtttggaggctcggagagaaaatagtcctgccacaccaattggctaaagaaataattaccaacctccatcaatggactcatttgggacacaaaaagctaaaagcagccttacaggaagataggcagtcttattacatccccggacttgactctttagtccagcaggtgactgaatcctgtgttccgtgtgccaaggtaaatgccagacacctcaagctcccggagggagctagggtaagaggagaccgaccaggaatcaactgggaggtcaatttcactgagataaggccagGCAgctatgggaataagtatcttctagtttttgtagacaccttctccggatggactgaggcattccccacaaaacgggaaaccgcccgggtggtcgtcaagaagatcatagaggagatcttgccccagttcggcttgcctaag gcccggttgagagcgctccagatcatccagaaccaggtctggaaacctcttgcagcagcctaccaacccgagacgacaaccatcccacatcctttccaaatcggagacgctgtgtatgtccgaaggcaccaatctaagactctagagccccggtggaaaggctccttcactgtgctgttgacaactcccaccgctctcaaggttgacggaatcgctgcttgggtccacgcctcacacgtgaagcgagcaccacccccccagggccccgaggatccggatagaccagccaaatggaagctccagcgcactcagaacccactcaagctaagactttcaaaaactgtttaa